The following coding sequences lie in one Moritella viscosa genomic window:
- the rpoS gene encoding RNA polymerase sigma subunit RpoS (sigma-38) produces the protein MNNMTSHALDAYFDELQRFSQLLSKQEEYDTAVAAANGDKSARDTMIQSNLKLVLMVAKKYKNYSLDWDEIIQEGNTGLMHAVDKFDPERGCRFSTYAVWWIRNNIEQYIMNHSRTIRIPIHVTRVYKQILKASSELGLDLDTNEGITKISQELKISPRKVLNILGHYFNEGSLDKEIRGGDNLLASLKDLVAAEVNCQPDIRYEKCDYYEYMDALLEYLPVRSQNIIRLRFGFKGQDPMSLEAIAQLMDISRERVRQIIRNGLSQVREQLCANDLVKEDFDFEADSICTTSI, from the coding sequence ATGAATAACATGACTAGTCACGCACTTGATGCGTATTTTGATGAATTACAAAGATTTAGCCAGCTACTGTCTAAACAGGAAGAATACGACACAGCTGTGGCTGCAGCCAATGGGGATAAATCTGCTCGAGACACTATGATCCAATCAAATTTGAAATTGGTTCTTATGGTGGCGAAGAAGTATAAAAATTATTCACTTGATTGGGATGAGATCATTCAAGAGGGTAATACCGGCTTAATGCATGCGGTAGATAAGTTCGACCCAGAACGTGGTTGCCGATTTTCAACCTATGCAGTGTGGTGGATAAGAAATAATATCGAACAGTATATTATGAACCATTCTCGAACTATCCGTATACCCATTCATGTTACACGCGTCTACAAACAAATATTGAAAGCTTCATCTGAACTTGGCCTTGATCTTGATACCAATGAAGGTATTACCAAAATTTCCCAAGAACTCAAAATATCACCTCGTAAAGTACTGAATATATTAGGTCATTATTTTAATGAAGGATCTTTAGATAAAGAGATCCGCGGTGGTGATAATTTATTGGCCAGTCTAAAAGATTTGGTTGCAGCTGAAGTTAATTGCCAGCCTGATATTCGTTATGAAAAATGTGATTATTATGAATATATGGACGCATTATTAGAATACCTACCGGTTCGTAGTCAAAACATTATTCGTTTACGCTTTGGTTTTAAAGGGCAGGACCCAATGAGCTTAGAAGCCATTGCGCAGTTAATGGATATTTCCCGCGAACGTGTAAGACAAATTATTCGTAATGGACTGAGCCAAGTTAGAGAGCAATTATGTGCGAATGACTTGGTAAAAGAAGATTTTGATTTTGAAGCAGATTCTATTTGTACGACAAGTATTTAA
- a CDS encoding putative exported protein, translating to MNIKLISGVVIAGLAASYAGGKFYMTDKVEKQLDAKIIEMKPMIDVKYGDLSVEPITQKIQLHNVVLSPVDGSASPVTINEITINKFDVESEFPAALDIALNGISISIDDIEPQTAEQLKELGYTDDMLISLSTKYTYVNDVMDLELGLSAQDMGKMEYSLNLANFQFDPKQPISLLFSYPNYQLNTATFTYTDQSFIQRLLKQEAQTSDISVEELKQRVSDKVNNLLAADLENKNNELSDAEIKLAKNAAATFVKFINDPKSITISVNPEQAVTLGEITQTQNDPAKLIALLNMAFKA from the coding sequence ATGAATATTAAATTAATTTCAGGCGTGGTTATCGCCGGACTTGCAGCAAGTTATGCTGGCGGTAAGTTTTACATGACAGACAAAGTAGAAAAACAACTTGATGCAAAGATCATCGAAATGAAACCTATGATTGATGTTAAATATGGCGATCTAAGTGTTGAACCTATCACCCAGAAAATTCAATTACATAACGTAGTGCTAAGCCCTGTTGATGGCAGCGCAAGTCCTGTCACTATTAATGAAATAACCATTAATAAGTTTGATGTAGAATCAGAATTCCCTGCCGCGTTAGACATCGCATTAAACGGGATTTCAATTAGCATTGATGATATAGAACCACAAACAGCAGAACAGCTTAAAGAACTTGGTTATACGGATGATATGTTAATCAGCCTATCAACAAAATACACTTACGTTAATGACGTAATGGATTTAGAGCTTGGTCTAAGTGCACAAGATATGGGTAAAATGGAATACTCGCTTAACTTAGCTAACTTCCAATTTGATCCGAAGCAGCCAATTAGCCTATTATTCTCTTACCCGAACTATCAGCTAAATACTGCTACGTTTACTTACACAGACCAATCATTTATTCAGCGCCTGCTTAAACAAGAAGCTCAAACGTCAGATATCAGTGTTGAAGAATTAAAACAGCGTGTATCAGATAAGGTAAATAACCTGCTTGCGGCAGATCTTGAAAACAAGAATAATGAGCTAAGTGATGCTGAGATAAAGCTTGCGAAAAATGCGGCTGCAACATTTGTTAAATTTATTAATGATCCGAAAAGTATCACTATTTCTGTGAACCCAGAACAAGCTGTCACTTTAGGTGAGATAACACAGACACAAAATGACCCAGCTAAATTAATTGCCTTACTGAATATGGCATTCAAGGCATAG
- a CDS encoding putative lipoprotein has translation MKNKKILALAIASILGLTACGDDSTDLRIDDTIKDSLNRQSSIAFDLISTKKTVSTPTNLLMDTSDGTLNIPIDKDDDKTRANPAVAMGDTDGWSPTQPFIIKLDLPTGVTLTTDSALLHAAVKIAKVDVSRANIMSNPVALTAGVDYTVISTGTSLAVLPLKGSLEHGSDYIYAITDALVDSSGQKLGMSTSYAALKNKQIDQTGSKLEIPQKIVLQVEGLMDAYGIADYENIIYSSWFTTSSAGEALYFTKLATALTLQSISVLETANAVWSLASDPLLPNSANPNNLDLTGLYNPIIGGITPEPISDIILKSSGVDITAPGFPIPNYDIYLDSQITAYKGKIKLPSFLERDVADDKWRKTPWQSAMPSLAIIFSVLNSGSDAEKLDLGTQLGAAGIDPSNLADPAEQLKLIGQSFTLNGEQLDSERLITKYSPLPQVKVVEDVNYLLITPKTYNGNPVSATNKVPIVIYQHGITSIKENILASAGTALINGYAILAIDLPLHGERALSDGTVTTGLTPAVFMNLEYLTVARDNMRQAVADLIGLRAGITTISGYQALGTLAATHPLGYLDTTNVSFFGHSLGAMTGISLQATIDRPMPSGNDSFAIDKTVFANPGGNIPYLLINSDFFGGTIKHTILGSINTDYQTFVGTDCGALTSTECFNDYYDNEGDQETIKATFQSFAVAAQTVFDTVDPFALARDINPLRPVYLAQVKGDLVVPNSFTGTSKGAPYSPTLGTTPLIAQLGLTDIYSDNTSIKKVALLNKGGHSSAIAFNPTTDPAEYKAITDELQSHITSFLASSDGSTATTIDESLLTEE, from the coding sequence ATGAAAAATAAGAAAATTCTAGCTCTTGCTATAGCAAGCATACTTGGATTAACAGCCTGCGGTGATGATTCAACAGACCTCCGTATCGATGACACAATTAAAGATTCACTTAACCGTCAATCAAGTATCGCATTTGATTTAATTTCTACAAAGAAAACAGTATCAACACCAACTAATTTATTAATGGATACGTCTGATGGAACGTTGAATATTCCAATCGATAAAGATGACGATAAAACACGTGCAAATCCAGCGGTAGCAATGGGTGATACAGATGGTTGGAGCCCAACACAACCTTTCATTATCAAGCTCGATTTACCAACTGGTGTAACCCTAACAACAGACTCAGCACTCCTTCACGCTGCTGTGAAAATCGCAAAAGTCGATGTATCAAGAGCAAACATTATGAGTAACCCTGTAGCGTTAACAGCAGGTGTTGATTATACCGTTATCTCAACGGGTACTTCACTGGCTGTCTTACCACTAAAAGGCAGTCTAGAGCACGGCAGTGACTATATTTATGCGATTACTGATGCCTTAGTTGATAGTTCAGGTCAAAAACTGGGTATGTCGACTAGCTACGCAGCTTTAAAAAACAAACAAATCGATCAAACTGGCAGTAAGCTAGAAATACCACAAAAAATAGTATTGCAAGTTGAAGGCCTGATGGATGCTTATGGCATCGCTGATTATGAAAACATCATTTATTCAAGCTGGTTTACCACTTCATCGGCTGGTGAGGCCTTGTACTTTACAAAATTAGCAACAGCTTTAACCCTTCAATCTATTAGTGTGCTCGAAACTGCAAATGCAGTATGGTCTTTAGCATCTGATCCACTTTTGCCTAACAGCGCAAATCCTAATAACTTAGATCTTACTGGGTTATATAACCCGATTATAGGTGGAATCACACCAGAACCGATTTCAGACATAATACTCAAGTCTAGCGGTGTTGATATCACTGCCCCAGGGTTCCCAATCCCAAATTACGACATTTATTTAGACAGCCAAATTACAGCTTACAAAGGTAAGATTAAACTACCTTCGTTCCTAGAGCGTGACGTGGCTGATGATAAGTGGAGAAAAACACCTTGGCAAAGTGCTATGCCGAGTCTTGCTATTATTTTTAGCGTATTAAATTCAGGGTCTGATGCAGAAAAATTAGATCTTGGCACTCAGTTAGGTGCTGCGGGCATTGATCCAAGCAACCTTGCAGATCCTGCGGAGCAACTTAAACTTATCGGTCAATCATTCACGCTTAATGGTGAGCAACTTGATAGCGAACGTTTGATCACCAAATACAGTCCACTGCCACAAGTAAAAGTAGTTGAAGATGTTAACTACTTATTAATAACACCTAAAACATATAACGGCAATCCAGTTTCCGCTACAAATAAAGTGCCTATCGTTATTTATCAACACGGTATTACCTCGATTAAAGAGAATATTCTAGCGTCTGCTGGTACTGCTCTTATTAATGGCTATGCAATATTAGCAATTGATTTACCACTTCATGGTGAACGAGCACTCAGTGACGGTACTGTTACTACAGGTCTCACTCCCGCTGTATTCATGAACTTGGAATATCTAACTGTTGCTCGTGATAACATGCGCCAGGCTGTTGCCGATCTGATCGGTTTACGTGCAGGGATCACTACGATTTCTGGATATCAGGCCCTAGGCACGTTAGCCGCCACACATCCATTAGGTTATCTTGACACAACAAATGTCAGTTTCTTTGGTCACTCTCTTGGGGCCATGACAGGTATTAGCTTACAAGCTACGATTGATCGTCCTATGCCATCAGGTAATGATAGCTTCGCTATTGATAAAACAGTGTTTGCAAATCCAGGCGGGAATATTCCATATTTACTAATTAATTCAGACTTCTTTGGTGGCACTATTAAGCATACGATATTAGGCAGCATAAATACTGACTATCAAACCTTCGTGGGGACTGACTGTGGCGCATTAACTAGCACCGAATGTTTTAATGATTACTACGACAATGAAGGTGATCAAGAAACAATTAAGGCAACATTCCAAAGTTTTGCCGTCGCAGCACAAACCGTGTTTGACACCGTTGACCCATTCGCACTTGCGCGTGATATCAACCCATTAAGACCTGTTTACTTAGCACAAGTAAAGGGTGATTTGGTGGTACCAAATAGCTTTACGGGTACTAGTAAAGGAGCGCCTTACTCGCCAACACTTGGGACAACACCGCTAATAGCACAACTGGGTTTGACTGATATTTACAGTGATAATACTTCAATCAAGAAAGTGGCGCTACTCAATAAGGGTGGTCATAGTTCAGCAATTGCCTTTAATCCTACTACTGATCCAGCTGAGTATAAAGCGATTACAGATGAACTACAAAGCCATATCACAAGCTTCTTAGCCAGTAGTGACGGAAGCACCGCAACAACTATTGATGAGAGTTTACTTACAGAAGAGTAG
- a CDS encoding putative chromate transporter has product MKQVLEVFWQFFTLGWISFGGPAAHIGYFEKTFVQKLKWIDSESYARLISLSQFLPGPGSSQIGFAIGLRRAGVIGGFTAFIAFTFPSVLLLYILATTNATQDAVWLVSMTHGLKLLAVVVVADATLNMYKGFCKERTTITICVVTAVVLLMVPSLLTQMLVLIAAAVIGMQLKSPSEATSEPATQGGVNYLPLIIFAVLFAGLPLLTNSPAWLTVFTDFYQSGSLVFGGGHVVLPMLQQALGDAIDTDRFLLGYAAAQAVPGPMFSLSAFLGADLLVNSPLMGALMATLAIFLPGFLLVLGFHGAWESLAAKPKVAGAVWGINAAVVGLLMSALYQPVFTSAISSPVDMAAVIIGFFALRTLKLPIMAVVSSFIVFGYVMGL; this is encoded by the coding sequence ATGAAGCAAGTTTTGGAAGTATTTTGGCAGTTTTTTACATTGGGGTGGATCAGTTTTGGTGGCCCAGCTGCACATATCGGTTATTTCGAGAAAACATTCGTTCAAAAATTAAAATGGATAGATAGCGAAAGCTATGCAAGATTAATTTCGTTAAGTCAGTTTTTACCTGGCCCAGGTTCAAGTCAGATAGGTTTTGCAATTGGTTTACGTCGTGCAGGTGTTATCGGTGGTTTTACCGCGTTCATAGCATTCACATTTCCTTCGGTTCTGTTGCTTTATATTCTAGCAACAACCAATGCGACACAAGATGCTGTATGGTTAGTGAGTATGACCCACGGGCTGAAATTATTAGCAGTTGTCGTTGTTGCTGATGCGACGCTAAATATGTACAAAGGTTTCTGTAAAGAGCGCACTACGATCACAATTTGTGTGGTAACGGCGGTGGTATTACTGATGGTGCCGAGTCTATTAACGCAAATGCTGGTGCTTATCGCAGCTGCGGTGATTGGTATGCAGCTTAAAAGCCCAAGTGAAGCAACGTCAGAGCCCGCCACTCAAGGTGGAGTTAATTACTTACCATTGATTATTTTTGCAGTGTTATTTGCGGGTTTACCGTTATTAACGAATTCGCCTGCATGGCTAACTGTATTTACTGATTTCTACCAATCGGGTAGTTTAGTATTTGGTGGCGGCCATGTGGTATTACCCATGCTGCAACAAGCGTTAGGTGATGCGATTGATACAGACCGTTTCCTATTAGGTTATGCAGCAGCACAAGCTGTACCGGGCCCTATGTTCTCATTATCTGCATTCTTAGGTGCTGATTTGTTGGTTAACTCACCATTGATGGGCGCGTTAATGGCGACGCTTGCTATCTTTTTACCGGGTTTCTTACTGGTACTGGGTTTCCACGGTGCATGGGAGTCGCTTGCGGCTAAACCTAAAGTAGCGGGTGCTGTATGGGGTATTAATGCGGCGGTCGTTGGGCTACTGATGTCAGCGTTATACCAGCCAGTATTTACCTCTGCAATTTCTAGTCCTGTCGATATGGCCGCGGTCATTATTGGTTTCTTTGCACTACGCACACTGAAATTACCGATTATGGCTGTTGTTTCTAGTTTTATCGTATTTGGCTATGTAATGGGTCTATAA